Proteins encoded together in one Thiohalospira halophila DSM 15071 window:
- a CDS encoding transposase — protein sequence MARYSRERREAVVAKMLPPHNLSPQTVAEQEGIALGTLYKWRNEARAQGTCVPDADAGGPEGWSSRDKFAAVVETAAMNE from the coding sequence GTGGCACGATATTCCCGGGAGCGGCGTGAGGCTGTAGTGGCCAAGATGTTGCCGCCCCACAACCTGAGTCCGCAGACGGTGGCCGAGCAGGAAGGCATTGCCCTGGGCACGCTGTACAAGTGGCGTAACGAGGCTCGAGCCCAAGGGACCTGCGTCCCGGATGCCGATGCCGGTGGTCCCGAAGGCTGGAGCAGCCGAGACAAGTTCGCGGCGGTCGTGGAGACGGCGGCCATGAACGAGC